The following are encoded in a window of Lichenicola cladoniae genomic DNA:
- a CDS encoding Gfo/Idh/MocA family protein: MRAALIGCGEMSRAWLAAAAELDEIEIVGLADLDEGRARSRAVEFGLGDVVIANDIETLLERSRPDMLFDVVVPAARHGVVLAALAAGCHVLSEKPLADTLVHARELVHATRSASRLHAVIQNRRYLPGIRRLHRLIESGALGKVTGLHCDFFKAPHFGGFREQMEHVLLLDMAIHSFDAARYLAGVTPDSVYCHETNPDGSWFAAGAAANAIFTLPTGGVLTYRGSWCANGMPTSWNGQWRVVGDRGTAIWDGEDAVTAECLADPAAQDGLFSVTQPIEVPPLHSDDGIDGHLGLLRDFARSVREGREPETVSHHNLGSLAMVFGAIESAETGRSVTIAIPEEPEVP; this comes from the coding sequence ATGCGAGCAGCCTTGATCGGTTGCGGCGAGATGAGTCGCGCCTGGCTGGCGGCAGCGGCCGAGCTGGACGAGATCGAGATCGTCGGCCTGGCCGACCTGGACGAGGGCCGCGCCCGGTCGCGGGCGGTGGAATTCGGCCTCGGCGACGTGGTGATCGCCAACGATATCGAAACGCTGCTGGAGCGCTCAAGGCCGGACATGCTGTTCGACGTCGTCGTGCCGGCGGCCCGTCATGGTGTCGTGCTGGCCGCCCTGGCCGCCGGATGCCACGTGCTGAGCGAGAAGCCGCTTGCCGACACGCTGGTGCATGCACGGGAACTCGTCCACGCGACACGCTCGGCCAGCCGCCTGCACGCGGTGATTCAGAACCGGCGCTATTTGCCCGGGATCCGGAGGCTGCACCGGCTGATCGAGAGCGGCGCGCTCGGCAAGGTCACCGGCCTGCATTGCGATTTCTTCAAGGCGCCGCATTTCGGCGGATTTCGCGAGCAGATGGAACACGTGCTGCTGCTCGACATGGCGATCCACAGTTTCGATGCGGCGCGCTATCTCGCCGGCGTCACGCCGGACAGCGTCTATTGCCACGAAACCAACCCGGACGGATCGTGGTTTGCCGCTGGCGCCGCGGCGAACGCCATCTTCACCCTGCCCACCGGCGGGGTGCTCACCTATCGCGGCAGCTGGTGCGCGAACGGAATGCCGACCAGTTGGAACGGCCAGTGGCGCGTGGTCGGCGACCGCGGCACCGCCATTTGGGATGGCGAGGATGCCGTCACCGCCGAATGCCTCGCCGACCCCGCGGCACAGGATGGGCTGTTCTCGGTCACGCAGCCCATCGAAGTGCCGCCGTTGCATTCCGATGACGGGATCGACGGACATCTCGGCCTGCTGCGCGACTTCGCACGCTCCGTGCGCGAAGGCCGCGAACCCGAGACGGTCAGCCACCACAATCTCGGCAGCCTGGCCATGGTGTTCGGCGCGATCGAAAGCGCCGAGACCGGCCGCAGCGTCACCATCGCCATTCCCGAAGAACCGGAGGTTCCATGA
- the hsdR gene encoding EcoAI/FtnUII family type I restriction enzme subunit R codes for MADETETEADTCRRAITPRLQAAGWDSLPHQLHEQHIITPGRILFTKRGTRRGERRRADYLLRYRADVPIAVVEAKASYLPAAEGMQQAKQYAIMLDLSFAYSSNGVEILEFDFFTGLEKLVDTFPAPDELWERQRIGLGLDPRAAEVALTPGRPDPKQPLRYYQEAAITRAIEAIASGRRRTLIILCTGSGKTSIAFQIAWRLHAARWTAISGRLRARVLYLADRDVLVKDPQNRYFGPFGDGRHRILAGHAPGSREVFFATYQALLEEGPNDVRFAGLPSDFFDLIIVDECHRGSSRADSAWRTILEHFAAAAQIGMTATPIYDETRDTFAYFGAPLYVYSLRQGIEDGYLAPYKVRRVVTDFDAAGWRPTSGELDRYGQPIPDDEYQTKDFERVVALRARTEAIARHLTEYLRGTDPFAKTLVFCVDQEHADEMRRTLANLNSDLMVMHPDWVCRVTSDEGDVGRTYLERFQDLDLRTPAVLTTSQMLTTGVDAPTVHNVALVRVIGSMSEFKQIIGRGTRVREDYGKTWFTILDYTGTATAKFADPAFDGDPIAVMVEPMDPITGTVPDGALETTPHEDSTANEAQDEGGGTVLVP; via the coding sequence TTGGCGGACGAGACCGAAACCGAGGCTGATACCTGCCGTAGGGCTATCACTCCACGTCTGCAAGCTGCTGGGTGGGATAGCCTTCCTCATCAGTTGCACGAGCAGCACATTATCACTCCTGGGCGCATCCTGTTTACCAAGCGCGGGACAAGGCGAGGTGAGCGTCGAAGGGCCGACTACTTATTGCGCTATCGAGCCGATGTTCCCATTGCGGTTGTTGAGGCCAAGGCCTCCTACCTGCCTGCTGCAGAGGGCATGCAGCAGGCGAAGCAATATGCAATCATGCTTGATCTAAGCTTCGCTTATTCCAGCAATGGCGTTGAAATTCTGGAATTTGACTTTTTTACTGGACTAGAAAAGCTAGTCGACACGTTCCCAGCTCCGGATGAGCTCTGGGAGCGACAGCGTATCGGCCTCGGGCTAGATCCGCGTGCAGCGGAGGTGGCGCTAACGCCTGGACGCCCTGATCCGAAGCAGCCTCTTCGCTACTACCAAGAAGCAGCAATTACTCGAGCCATTGAGGCTATTGCGTCGGGCCGCCGTCGTACATTGATTATCCTTTGCACGGGATCGGGTAAAACATCCATTGCCTTCCAGATCGCATGGCGTCTTCACGCCGCCCGCTGGACAGCAATCTCAGGCCGCTTGCGCGCACGTGTGCTATACTTGGCGGACCGCGATGTGCTGGTGAAAGACCCGCAGAACCGATACTTCGGACCATTCGGGGATGGGCGCCACCGCATCCTGGCCGGACATGCACCGGGGTCACGCGAGGTCTTCTTTGCCACGTATCAAGCTCTACTGGAAGAGGGACCCAATGACGTACGATTTGCAGGACTGCCCTCCGACTTCTTCGATTTGATTATCGTCGACGAGTGTCACCGTGGCAGCTCACGTGCTGACAGTGCTTGGCGTACTATTCTCGAGCATTTTGCGGCGGCCGCTCAGATTGGCATGACAGCGACACCGATATACGACGAGACACGCGATACCTTCGCTTATTTCGGAGCGCCGCTTTACGTCTACTCCCTAAGACAGGGGATTGAGGATGGGTATCTTGCCCCTTACAAGGTCCGTCGTGTCGTAACTGACTTTGACGCTGCAGGTTGGCGGCCGACAAGTGGCGAACTCGACCGCTACGGGCAACCTATTCCCGACGACGAATATCAGACCAAGGATTTTGAACGCGTTGTGGCACTTCGGGCTCGTACTGAAGCGATTGCTCGTCATTTAACTGAATACCTCCGCGGTACCGACCCGTTCGCTAAGACACTTGTTTTTTGTGTTGATCAAGAGCACGCGGACGAAATGCGCCGAACTCTGGCTAACCTGAATTCCGACCTGATGGTGATGCACCCTGATTGGGTTTGTCGTGTTACCTCAGATGAGGGCGATGTCGGACGCACGTATCTGGAACGCTTTCAGGATTTGGATTTACGTACGCCGGCTGTGCTGACAACGTCACAGATGCTTACGACTGGCGTCGATGCGCCGACTGTACATAACGTTGCGCTAGTCCGCGTCATCGGTTCGATGAGCGAGTTCAAGCAGATCATCGGCCGGGGCACGCGTGTCCGTGAAGATTACGGAAAAACCTGGTTTACGATTCTTGATTATACAGGTACCGCGACGGCAAAATTTGCCGACCCAGCATTCGATGGTGATCCCATTGCCGTGATGGTGGAACCGATGGATCCGATCACAGGCACCGTGCCTGATGGGGCCCTTGAGACGACTCCTCATGAGGATTCAACAGCGAATGAGGCTCAAGATGAAGGGGGCGGAACAGTCCTTGTGCCATGA
- a CDS encoding sugar phosphate isomerase/epimerase family protein, whose translation MTNPALDIRIGTMVRANAPDPAGTVRQILPHGFESIEPFFWQTLGGVDLPRLAGQLRDVIADSGVTMSTLGMFGNPLEDRPLDRETLAGWEQLIDHAHLFGATTIAGFTGRVRDRPLPESLPRFRQVFGPLAKRAADKGVRIAFENCPMEGSWATGDWNIAHNPAAWELMFNALPDENIGLEWEPCHQLYYLIDPMPQLRDWMPKIFHVHGKDASVRWDVVRRHGVHGAEPFAFHRTPGFGDSDWTAIISDLRLGGYTGSIDIEGWHDPVYREALEMTGQVAGLNHLKRCRGGDFVPNPA comes from the coding sequence ATGACCAATCCTGCGCTCGATATCCGCATCGGCACCATGGTCCGCGCCAACGCACCGGATCCGGCCGGTACCGTGCGACAGATCTTGCCGCATGGCTTCGAGAGCATCGAGCCGTTCTTCTGGCAGACGCTGGGCGGCGTCGATCTGCCGCGCCTGGCCGGACAGCTTCGCGACGTGATCGCCGATTCCGGCGTGACCATGAGCACGCTCGGGATGTTCGGCAATCCGCTGGAGGACCGCCCGCTCGATCGCGAGACGCTGGCCGGCTGGGAGCAGCTCATCGACCATGCGCACCTGTTCGGCGCGACCACGATCGCCGGCTTCACCGGCCGGGTGCGCGACCGGCCGCTACCGGAAAGCCTGCCGCGCTTCAGGCAAGTCTTCGGCCCGCTGGCGAAGCGCGCCGCCGACAAGGGTGTGCGGATCGCCTTCGAGAATTGTCCGATGGAGGGGTCCTGGGCAACCGGCGACTGGAACATCGCCCATAATCCGGCTGCATGGGAGCTTATGTTCAACGCGCTGCCGGACGAGAATATCGGCCTCGAGTGGGAGCCGTGCCACCAGCTCTATTACCTGATCGATCCGATGCCGCAGCTGCGCGACTGGATGCCGAAGATCTTCCATGTGCATGGCAAGGATGCCAGCGTGCGCTGGGATGTGGTGCGCCGGCACGGCGTGCACGGTGCCGAGCCGTTCGCCTTCCACCGCACGCCCGGGTTCGGCGACAGCGACTGGACCGCGATCATCAGCGACCTTCGCCTGGGCGGCTACACCGGCTCGATCGATATCGAGGGCTGGCACGATCCGGTCTATCGCGAGGCGCTGGAAATGACCGGGCAGGTGGCCGGGCTGAACCATCTGAAACGCTGCCGTGGAGGCGACTTCGTGCCCAACCCGGCCTGA
- a CDS encoding type I restriction-modification enzyme R subunit C-terminal domain-containing protein, with translation MELDPEGRLVTRRVLDRTRDVVRTLYATPAALRTVWGLPDKRLIVAEALAAHGLDVKELAEAAGQPDADPFDLLCHVAWDAPPRTRRERAEELKRRKPAVFDRFGGEARAVLDALLDRYEIGGPDELRLPEALKIKPLSAMGNPLEIASRFGGPEGLRQAVIELQEQLYAA, from the coding sequence ATGGAGCTCGATCCAGAAGGTAGGCTTGTTACCCGAAGAGTCCTTGATCGCACACGGGACGTTGTGCGCACTCTTTATGCAACGCCTGCCGCTCTCCGCACGGTCTGGGGCCTTCCTGATAAGCGGCTAATAGTAGCAGAGGCGCTGGCTGCTCACGGACTCGACGTGAAGGAGCTGGCGGAGGCTGCTGGACAGCCCGATGCTGACCCCTTTGACTTGCTCTGCCACGTAGCTTGGGACGCCCCGCCTCGCACAAGACGAGAACGAGCTGAAGAGTTGAAGCGCCGCAAACCCGCGGTTTTTGATCGGTTTGGCGGAGAGGCTCGGGCCGTACTGGATGCCCTTCTTGATAGATATGAGATTGGCGGCCCGGATGAATTGCGGCTGCCGGAAGCCTTGAAGATCAAGCCACTTTCCGCCATGGGCAACCCGCTGGAAATTGCTAGTCGGTTCGGTGGCCCAGAAGGTCTTCGGCAGGCTGTGATTGAACTGCAGGAACAACTCTACGCCGCCTGA
- a CDS encoding substrate-binding domain-containing protein: MLSLRQAGIAATRLEDGTDPMDIRALARHLDLSIGTVSRALNGRKDVREATRVRVLEAVAAFGYVPNQAGQTLRRGQTRTIAFVLTPSADSAAQGDPFFMALFGGIQAALASRQLDLMVLLARSDEDQFAFLQRAVSRGLADGWLLSATMRHDPRIPFLLERGVPFATLGRSLSGGSQPWIDLDFEAVAHQSVARLAAAGHRRIALADPASDINLGHVFADAYRAALQDAGLAVDPALLVRVETDEAGGYRAVDTLLGLADPPTALILNGDTMPVGAYRRLQEAGLRPGRDMSLIGIRDTPASRGLSPSLTCFTLSLHDLGRDLAEALLLAMTPDDEGVLVGPVQRLWPMTLVEGGSDGFG; this comes from the coding sequence GTGCTATCCCTGCGTCAAGCCGGGATTGCGGCGACACGGCTCGAGGATGGAACGGACCCGATGGACATACGCGCGCTCGCCCGCCATCTCGACCTGTCGATCGGCACGGTGTCCCGGGCCCTCAATGGCCGCAAGGACGTGCGCGAGGCGACGCGGGTCCGGGTGCTCGAGGCGGTCGCGGCGTTCGGCTACGTGCCCAACCAGGCCGGCCAGACGCTGCGTCGTGGCCAGACCCGGACCATCGCCTTCGTGCTGACCCCCAGCGCGGACAGTGCGGCCCAGGGCGACCCGTTCTTCATGGCGCTGTTCGGCGGGATCCAGGCTGCCCTGGCGTCCCGGCAACTGGACCTCATGGTCCTGCTTGCCCGGAGCGACGAGGACCAGTTCGCGTTCCTGCAGCGTGCGGTGTCGCGCGGCCTTGCGGATGGTTGGCTGCTGTCGGCGACGATGCGGCATGATCCGCGCATCCCGTTCCTGCTGGAGCGCGGGGTTCCGTTCGCCACGCTGGGACGCAGCCTGTCCGGCGGCAGCCAGCCGTGGATCGACCTCGATTTCGAGGCCGTAGCCCACCAGTCGGTCGCCCGCCTTGCCGCCGCCGGACACCGGCGTATCGCCCTGGCCGACCCGGCATCGGACATCAATCTCGGGCATGTGTTTGCCGATGCCTATCGCGCAGCACTGCAGGACGCCGGATTGGCGGTCGATCCGGCCCTGCTGGTTCGCGTCGAGACCGACGAGGCCGGTGGCTACCGGGCCGTGGATACGCTGCTGGGGCTGGCCGATCCCCCGACGGCGCTGATCCTCAATGGCGACACCATGCCGGTCGGGGCCTATCGCCGGCTGCAGGAGGCCGGACTGCGACCAGGCCGGGACATGTCGCTGATCGGCATCCGCGACACGCCGGCAAGCCGCGGCCTGTCGCCCTCGCTGACATGCTTCACGCTATCGCTGCACGACCTCGGCAGGGATCTTGCCGAGGCGTTGCTGCTGGCGATGACACCCGATGATGAGGGGGTCCTGGTTGGGCCGGTGCAGCGGCTTTGGCCGATGACGTTGGTGGAGGGTGGGAGTGATGGGTTTGGCTGA
- a CDS encoding class I SAM-dependent DNA methyltransferase, giving the protein MAPAQRLKREAPPRGAAQRLDAIIKQARNKLRKDKGLDGDTDRLPLLAWLMFLKLLDDVERVRQAEVAMEGRRFDSVVAPPYRWRDWASPKDGLTGDDLIRFLTIEKETLRPDGTTGPGLFATLRSLRADGARDRRTVVATVFVGVSLKARSGHILREVVELVDGIHFDASDEVFQLSRLYESMLRQLRDAAGSAGEYYTPRPVVRLMVKALDPRLGEVVEDPACGTAGFLVEAFTHLRDQRKSAKDQRILQERSIRGGEAKPLPFLLGQMNLMLHGLDAPDIDSGNALRNKLTEIGEAQRVDVILTNPPFGGEEEASVLGNFPINKRTSETALLFLQLIMRKLRRGGRGRAAVVLPNGTLFEGGVAARIKAELLETCDLRAIIRLPEGVFAPYTDIPANILFFSTGGPSRNVAYWEQTPPEGRRKYTKTQPMLDEELSDALAWYRVGFPDDERAWMVQAESLLIKDKAGRVVSCNLDIKNPKSAAKEDHRSPFEIIASAIEKEREALRLLEDVRVLLRQDT; this is encoded by the coding sequence ATGGCACCAGCACAACGGTTGAAGCGGGAGGCTCCCCCGCGCGGCGCGGCCCAGCGGCTCGACGCCATTATTAAACAGGCTCGCAATAAGTTACGTAAGGACAAGGGCTTAGACGGTGACACAGACCGTTTGCCGTTGCTTGCGTGGCTCATGTTTCTCAAGCTCTTGGATGACGTAGAGCGTGTGCGTCAAGCAGAGGTCGCGATGGAGGGGCGGCGCTTCGACAGCGTGGTCGCGCCTCCCTATCGCTGGCGAGATTGGGCCTCGCCAAAAGATGGGCTTACGGGGGATGACCTCATCCGCTTCTTGACGATCGAAAAGGAGACGCTGCGGCCGGATGGCACGACTGGCCCAGGTCTTTTCGCAACTTTGCGCTCCCTCCGGGCTGATGGCGCACGTGATCGTCGAACGGTTGTTGCAACTGTATTTGTAGGCGTCAGCCTAAAGGCGCGTTCAGGCCACATCCTACGCGAGGTGGTAGAGCTGGTGGATGGCATCCACTTCGATGCCTCTGACGAGGTGTTCCAGCTCTCGCGCCTTTATGAGAGCATGCTGCGTCAGCTGCGTGATGCAGCTGGTTCGGCTGGCGAGTACTATACACCGCGTCCTGTCGTGCGGCTCATGGTAAAAGCACTCGACCCTCGCCTTGGCGAGGTAGTGGAGGATCCGGCGTGTGGAACCGCAGGCTTCTTGGTGGAGGCTTTTACTCACCTTCGCGATCAGCGCAAGAGTGCAAAAGACCAGCGTATCTTGCAGGAGCGGAGTATCCGTGGCGGTGAGGCTAAGCCGCTACCATTCCTGCTGGGTCAGATGAACTTGATGCTGCACGGCTTAGATGCGCCTGACATCGATTCCGGTAACGCTCTTCGCAACAAACTTACCGAAATAGGAGAGGCACAGCGGGTGGATGTCATCCTGACTAATCCCCCGTTTGGAGGAGAAGAGGAGGCGTCTGTTCTTGGTAATTTCCCAATAAATAAACGCACTTCGGAAACGGCTCTGCTGTTTTTGCAACTAATAATGCGCAAGTTACGACGTGGCGGGCGAGGCCGAGCCGCGGTTGTCTTGCCAAACGGAACGCTGTTTGAGGGCGGAGTCGCGGCAAGAATCAAGGCGGAATTACTGGAAACCTGTGACCTGCGCGCAATCATCCGTCTCCCCGAAGGAGTGTTTGCACCCTATACGGACATACCGGCCAATATCTTATTTTTCAGCACCGGAGGTCCGTCCCGCAACGTTGCCTATTGGGAGCAAACCCCGCCAGAGGGACGGCGGAAGTATACCAAAACGCAGCCAATGCTAGATGAGGAGCTAAGCGACGCGTTGGCATGGTATCGTGTCGGATTTCCGGATGATGAACGTGCTTGGATGGTGCAGGCGGAGAGCCTGCTGATAAAGGACAAGGCTGGTCGAGTCGTTTCCTGTAATCTTGATATCAAGAACCCTAAATCTGCAGCAAAAGAAGATCATCGTTCTCCATTCGAGATTATTGCATCTGCGATCGAGAAAGAGCGTGAAGCACTTCGACTTTTGGAAGACGTGCGAGTATTGCTGAGGCAAGACACGTGA
- a CDS encoding ABC transporter substrate-binding protein: MFKHACRLAFSRLAISGLAILCVAPARAAPVTLQFWTIEKPNQVTQSYALAKEFEAKNPDIHIEIKHVDFADVSNDTMRAIATGAGPDLVTIDNPEVALFAAHNALADLSPLIAQSKVIDPKRFFPGPLASVTWKGHVFGLPRGSNTLVLYINDDAFKAAGLDPAQPPATWDALREDARKLTDPAKGVYGLAFSAIGDEEGTFQFLPWVQSAGGDYDKISGPAGVAALTFWQSLIDEKLASHDTLIRAQSDAFQTFVNGNAAMAISGPWELSGPISTAKFAWSTALLPVQKPGGTHASALGEHAFVILHNSAHPAEAFRFLEYVYSQEGRDWNEFGMLPSIRIDNPAAPQHPQAYATFIEEMKYARVRGPNPHWSVISKAIQAAFQSALTHQAQPAAALKDAQAIIDPALQGDN; this comes from the coding sequence ATGTTCAAACATGCATGCCGGCTGGCGTTTTCCAGGTTGGCGATCTCCGGGCTGGCGATACTGTGTGTCGCACCCGCCCGGGCGGCTCCCGTCACGTTGCAATTCTGGACGATCGAGAAGCCGAACCAGGTGACGCAAAGCTACGCGCTGGCGAAGGAGTTCGAGGCAAAGAACCCCGACATCCACATCGAGATCAAGCATGTCGATTTCGCCGATGTGTCCAACGACACCATGCGCGCCATCGCCACCGGCGCCGGGCCCGACCTGGTCACCATCGACAACCCCGAGGTCGCGTTGTTCGCCGCGCATAATGCGCTGGCCGACCTGTCGCCGCTGATCGCGCAATCGAAGGTGATCGATCCGAAGCGCTTCTTTCCCGGCCCGCTCGCATCGGTGACATGGAAGGGGCACGTGTTCGGGCTGCCGCGCGGCTCGAACACGCTGGTGCTGTATATCAACGACGACGCCTTCAAGGCGGCCGGGCTCGATCCCGCGCAGCCCCCGGCCACCTGGGACGCCCTGCGCGAAGATGCGCGCAAGCTGACGGACCCGGCGAAGGGTGTTTACGGTCTTGCCTTCTCGGCCATCGGCGACGAGGAAGGAACGTTCCAGTTCCTGCCATGGGTGCAGAGTGCCGGCGGTGACTACGACAAGATCTCCGGTCCGGCCGGGGTGGCGGCGCTGACATTCTGGCAGAGCCTCATCGACGAGAAACTCGCCTCGCACGACACGCTGATCCGGGCACAGTCGGACGCGTTCCAGACCTTCGTCAACGGCAACGCGGCGATGGCGATTTCAGGACCGTGGGAGCTGAGCGGCCCGATCTCGACCGCGAAGTTCGCCTGGAGCACAGCACTCCTGCCGGTCCAGAAGCCGGGTGGCACGCACGCCTCGGCCCTCGGCGAACATGCGTTCGTCATCCTGCACAACAGCGCGCACCCGGCCGAAGCATTCCGCTTTCTCGAGTACGTCTATTCGCAGGAAGGACGCGACTGGAACGAGTTCGGCATGCTGCCCTCGATCCGCATCGACAATCCGGCCGCGCCGCAGCATCCGCAAGCCTACGCGACCTTCATCGAGGAGATGAAATATGCCCGGGTGCGTGGACCGAACCCGCACTGGTCGGTCATTTCCAAAGCGATCCAGGCCGCCTTCCAGTCGGCGCTGACGCATCAGGCCCAGCCGGCCGCCGCGCTGAAGGACGCACAGGCGATCATCGACCCGGCGCTGCAGGGCGACAATTAA
- a CDS encoding restriction endonuclease subunit S domain-containing protein yields the protein MTVREQLHVVLEDVLTPNYDWIVLDPDADYKQVTVKLWGKGIVQRAIVKGSDIAAASQLRVKAGQFIVSRIDARHGAFGFIPPQLNGAVVSSDFPCFDVDKTRLNVRYLAWLSRTPEFVDLARSGSEGSTNRVRLKEARFLKQKLILPLLAEQEAIAKQLDKAASYIEKRAKAAQSVSDNLQAMLQVVFRRITRSAPVVCLGEIAPLVRRNVKIEEEKSYTEIGIRSFYRGTFRRRTIPGSSFTWQELFSIKEHDLIFSNLMAWEGAVAIATRSDVECVGNRRMLTCEVNLKRAVPSFIHFYFTQPEGSARLIAASPSSIARNRTLGPVALHNLPVPLPSLGAQQIFDSLHTKVQAALAAHNKVEEELANLLPALLHQTFNDHEVALPNKKATRRRAAA from the coding sequence GTGACGGTTCGGGAGCAGCTACATGTTGTACTAGAGGATGTACTGACACCAAACTACGACTGGATAGTCTTGGATCCTGATGCTGACTATAAGCAGGTAACCGTTAAACTCTGGGGCAAGGGCATAGTCCAGCGAGCGATCGTCAAAGGCAGTGATATCGCTGCCGCCTCTCAACTACGCGTTAAAGCCGGGCAGTTCATTGTCTCTCGGATCGATGCAAGGCACGGGGCATTCGGATTTATCCCACCTCAGTTGAACGGCGCAGTTGTTTCGAGCGACTTTCCTTGCTTTGACGTGGATAAAACCCGGCTCAACGTAAGGTATTTAGCTTGGCTCAGCCGAACTCCAGAGTTTGTGGATCTTGCGCGATCGGGTAGCGAAGGATCAACAAACAGAGTACGTCTGAAAGAGGCTCGCTTCCTAAAACAAAAGCTCATTTTGCCGTTGCTAGCAGAACAAGAGGCAATTGCGAAACAATTGGACAAGGCAGCGTCTTATATAGAAAAAAGAGCAAAAGCGGCGCAGTCAGTTAGTGATAACTTGCAAGCGATGCTGCAGGTTGTTTTCCGTCGTATCACGCGCAGTGCGCCTGTCGTTTGCCTTGGTGAGATCGCTCCGTTGGTCCGTCGTAATGTAAAGATCGAGGAAGAGAAGAGCTATACGGAAATCGGTATACGTAGCTTTTATCGCGGAACATTCCGCCGACGAACTATTCCAGGTTCTTCTTTTACTTGGCAGGAGCTTTTCTCAATCAAAGAACACGATTTGATATTCAGTAATTTAATGGCCTGGGAAGGTGCGGTAGCAATTGCGACACGGAGCGACGTCGAATGTGTCGGTAATCGACGCATGCTCACCTGTGAGGTTAATTTAAAACGAGCGGTCCCAAGCTTCATTCACTTCTATTTCACGCAACCAGAGGGTTCGGCTCGGTTGATTGCAGCCTCTCCAAGTAGCATTGCTCGAAACCGTACATTAGGCCCGGTAGCACTCCATAATCTACCGGTTCCACTGCCTAGCTTGGGTGCGCAGCAGATATTCGACTCTCTGCATACCAAAGTTCAGGCGGCGCTAGCTGCACATAACAAGGTTGAAGAAGAGCTCGCCAATCTCTTGCCGGCTTTGTTGCATCAAACCTTCAATGATCACGAAGTGGCTTTGCCGAATAAAAAGGCGACAAGGCGCCGTGCAGCCGCTTAG